The nucleotide window aaacctACTCgttaaacatctcattccaaaatcatagtcattaatatgaagttggtcccccctttactgctataacagcctccacttttctgggatggctttccactagatgttggaacattgctgtagtgacttgcttccattcagccacaagagcattagtgagttcgggcactgatgttgtgcgattaggcctggctcgcagttggtgttccaattcatcccaaagttgttcaatggggttgaggtcagggctctgtccaggccattcaagttcttccacaatggtctcgacaaaccatttctatatggacctcactttgtgcacgggagcattgtcatactgaaacaggaaaggaccttcccaaACTGTTtctacaaagttggaagcatagaatcgccaagaatgtcattgtatgctatagctttaagatttcccttcactgggcctcctgagtggcacagtggtctaaggcactgcactaTTGTGtcctgcatcgcagtgcttgaggtgtcactacagacctgggtttgatcctgggctgtgtCACAGTCGACCGGGAtacccatgaggcggtgcacaattggtccagcatcgtctgggttagggaagggtttggctgtctgggatgtccttgtcccattgtgccTTAGCATGCACTCTGACACGATCACCAgttgtgtttcctccgacacattggtgtggctgacatccgggttaagcgagcattgtgtcaagaagcagtgtggcttggcagggtcgtgtttcagaggacgcatggctctcgaccttcgcctctcctgagtccaaacgggagttgcagcaatggaaCAGGACTGCatctaccaattggatatcacgaaaaaggggggatttttaaatatttttaatacaatagatttcccttcactggaactaatgtgcctagcccgaaccatggagGCAGGTAGCGCtctcctggcatccgctaaaGCACAAttcatccatcggactgccagatggtgaagcgtgatccatccctccagagaacacgtttccactgctccagagtccaatggcggcaagctttacatcactccagccgacgcttggcattgcacatggtgatcttaggcttgtgtgcggctgcttggccatggaaacccatgtcATTATTGTCCCAACGAACAGCTCTTATGCTGACCTTGCAACCGTGGCAGTTTGGGACTACGACTGGAACCGCTCTACGTGCTTCAGCATTCTGCGGTGCATTCTGTGAGCTTCTGAAGCCTATCACTTTGCTCCTAAttgtttctacttcacaataacagcgcttacagttgaccggggcagttctATCAGGGCAGAAagttgacaaactgacttgttggaaaggttgcatcctatgacagtgccatgttgaaattcactgagctcttcagtaaggccattctactgccagtgtttgtctatggagattgcatggctgtgtgcttgattttatacagctgtcagcaacgggtgtgtctgaaatagccaaatccaccaatttgaagggtgtccacatacttttggtgatgtagtgtacctctaacttccttcatactgcacacagagacatacaaatggtatccacgagttcatctgactgatAAAGGGCATCATTGCCAAgtaacattttagtcatttagtggACAAGTAATTTACAGGCGCaattaggtttaagtgccttgctcaagggcacatcaacagattatTCACCTAGTTAGCTTGGGATTCGaatcagcaacctttcagttactggaccAACCTCTTGACAGTTCGGCTAcctgccatgttgttgtgttttggtcTAAACTATTGTATCCTTCATAATCTATAGCAGCCTTTATTGAATATTATTATACTAAATGTTTTATTGGTCAGTATCATTCGTGAAAAGCCCCTTTCTGTAATATAATCTAATAATCGAATTAGTTGCTATCAAAACAATGTTTCGTAAACATAATAAAGTAATAACATAGGTATGCTACAATATTGAGGAAAAATGTGTGTTATCTTAAATTTGCCTGGTAAGTAATGTGTTGCTGTGACCCTGTTTATGGTCAAATATGGTCCGGGTTTATTGATGATTTTTACATCATTTTACATCCATCCCACTGTTGCTGTATCATGTTCAATAGGCGAGGAACATGGCGGATAGTATGGGCGCCCTGTAGTcgcgtgaggagaggagaggaggggtgacgCTCGAGAGATAGAAAGTGAAACGAGAAGGAAGAAGGTGAATGATTCTTATTGTGGGATTTTTTTCCCCTCCGGTTTGTACTTTTGTTAGAAGATGTAAGGCATTGTGTAGATAACTCTAATTAATACTGTGTAGCATCAAGCATAAACTCGAGAATAAACAGACATCAAAGAAATTCAAGCGAATCAGAGAAATAGATGCGCTTTAATGTTGATTATTCGCTCTCGTATTATTGCAGAGATAAATGTCGCCCACCGTTAAAACGTAGATATTCTTTCTATGTTCATATAGCTATGTTTTTGCTCTGCAAGCCAATTGTGTTAGCTGATGGTGATTTCACCAGCATATGCACgcaacaacaaaaatatgtttTCTGATTAACGAAATCTATTCACTCATAGGCTACATGAGTGGGCCACGTTTTTGGCAATTACATATCGAGTATTAAATATTGTTAACAAAGTAACGTTGTGTAGATAAACATATCTCATAATGGCTTGAGAAGCATTTAACGTCTTAGGAACCATTAACAGAGCTGATAAACCAATCTTGTCATATGCGCATGCTGCTGTGATATTGATGGTCTGGAACGCAACCaacaaaaatgtattatttttctaCCAGAAGCACACGTCCCAGATGGCGTTCATGTCCCGGTTCTCCCGGTCCCGGAGCAGCTCCAGATCTCCCAACAGGAAAGATTCGGGGCGCGGGTCCCCTGTACTAACAGTGTCTGAGCTGGAACGGCTCCTCTACACTGGGAAAACAGCGTGTAACCATGCCGACGAGGTCTGGCCCAGGCTCTACATTGGAGACCAGTGAGTAACCGAGGCTGCAAAACATTGTGCTTTTTCCTAAGTCTAATATGATATCCAACATTTTTTTAGACATAAGAGACAGGCCTCTATCTGAATTTCAGCTAATTTTGTCATTGGTTGCTTGAATAATTGATCAATTTACTGATTGCCCTCCCCAACACAACTGTACTGCAGAGACATTGCATCAGACCGGCGTGAGCTGGCACGGCTTGGCATCACCCACATCCTGAACTGTGCCCAGAGTAAGTGGCGCGGCGGGGCGGAGTACTACGCTGGCATGGACATCACCTACCAGGGCATCGAGGCCCACGACACGCCCTCCTTCGACATGAGTGTCAACTTCTACCCCGCTGCAGAGTTCATACACAGAGCCCTCAGCAGCAGTGGTGAGTCAatttgtcttcctctctctcaaacacatacACTCAACACACTCAGCAAAACCGAGGCTTGAGTCAGCACAATCGATTCACCTGCAACAATTCAAGCATGGCCCCCCTCGCATGCAGTAGttcacgcagacacacacacacaaaaacacatacacatacacaccttcacatctgcacacacatacaccttaACACGTACTTAGGTGCACACCATCTACAAATATTCATCCCACACCTGTTGATCTGTTCagatgttcctgtgtgtgtataattGCCCTGGAGGTCAACacgtcctcatctctctctctctctctccttctcttctttctctttctgtacctccctctctccctccctccctctctccctccttccttccctctctttctctctccctcctaccctacttctctctccttaccccccctcccctctaggTAAGGTGCTGGTGCACTGTGCGGTGGGTGTGAGTCGTTCGGCCACGCTGGTTCTGGCCTACCTGATGATCCGTCAGAACCTGACCCTGGTGGAGGCCATCAAGGCAGTGAAGGACCACCGTGGCGTAATCCCCAACCGGGGCTTCCTACGCCAGCTCAACGGCCTGGACAGCATCCTCCGGgacaaccgcaaggctctacaCTCCCCAACCTCCCCGacctctccaacctctctttAGAGCTAACAGGCTAACACAGCTAAATACACTACTTTAGAGTTGTAACAATGCTAACCCATCTACAAAACCTGGGTAAACCATTTTTTCAACCAGAAAAATACATCAGCAACGGGTGTGTCATTGTCTTTCCCATGTCTTGATCTCGTCATGAAAAAGGCGTCTTTACCTGGTTGAAACAGAGACCAATTGGTCGGAATCTGGTTTTATGACATCTTCAAAACCAGAAAAACAGTTTACAACCAGAAATGGATATAATTCAAATGTCAGGCAGAATTTCTTTCATGCTGTGTGGTCGTATGACAATAGTTGTCTGTTTCCCTTTTTATCTTTGGATAAAAGCACCTGGGTCTTGACTAACAGTCCCAGGTATTGTGGTCAGTTATACAGTACTAACTATATGGTAGAATTGCGTATCAATGggatataaatcatgccttataTAGAAGTAACTTCAACCTATACAGTGCagtagagacatggagacattttGATGACATGTACAATCATATCATTCCCAAatggccattccaagacatttaaatgtttccccttaaaccactcgagtgttgctttagcagtatgtttagggtccttgttctgctggaaggtgaacctccgtcccagtctcaaatctctggaagactgaaacaggtttccctcaagaatttccctgtttttagcaccatccatcattccttcaattctgaccagtttcccagtccctgacgataaaaaacttccccacagcatgatgctgccaccaccatggcagcatcatgctggggatggtgttctcggtgAGTGCATTACGCACTCAAGCCACAATCactacgcacacctgccttccccccGTAACAGGCATCAGCGATCATTGGACTCACTGGActcaattacttgtgtcattaccttccctatatctgtctgttcccaaGTTCTGTTCCCTGCTCTGGGATTAATTGTCTCATGTCCGTTTTACCCGTGTTCTGatgctgttcctgtcttgtttcCTTGTCTGATCCCGAATACATTTCTGACTCCTCACTCCTGCTTCTCCTGTCTGGCGTCGGTCTTTATAGACAttgcgttttccttgatggacaaaaagctcaattttagtctcatctgaccagagtaccttcttccatatttttggggagtctcccacatgccttatGGCGAACACGAGAcgtgtttgtttatttttttctttaagcaatggcttttttctggccactcttttGTAAAGCTCTGTTGAGTGTACAGCTTAATgtggtcctgtggacagataATCAGAGAtaaaacaaagagaccaaagataacccagaaggagctgcaaagctccacagcggagattgaattaatgccctccttgctttgtccgtgagttttggtgggcggccctctcttggcaggtttgttgtggtgccatattcattCCATTTTTTAGTAATGGATAATgatgctccatgggatgttcaaattTTCTGATATttgtttataacccaaccctgatctgtacttctccacaactgacctgtttggagagctccttggtcttcatggtgccccttgcttagtggtgttgcagactctgggtcctttcagaacaggtgtatactgagatcatgtgacagatcatgtgacacttagattgcacaccggtggactttatttaactaattatgtgacttatgaaggtaattggttgcacaatCTTATTTTGGGgcgtcatagcaaagggggtgaatacataggcaCGCACagattattttgctgtgacaatacAAGTCAAATTAAAATACTACATCTGTAGCTACCTACTACCTACTGTGTTTTTTGTTATTTTATGTGCTAGGCTTCTGTACCAGCTGAACCTTGGGGATTTATTTTGCATAATGGCAAGCTGTTTTGagctcaatcaaatcaaatcaaatgtatttacatagcccttcttacatcagctcatatctcaaagtgctgtacagaaacccagcctaaaaccccaaacagcaagcaatgcaggtgtagaagcacagtggctaggaaaaactccatagaaaggccaaaacctaggaagaaacctagagaggaaccaggctatgtggggtggccagtcctcttctggctgtgctgggtggagattataacaggacatggccaagatgttcaaatgttcataaatgaccagcatggtcaaataataataatcacagtggttgtcgagggtgcaacaggtcagcacctcaggagtaaatgtcagttggcttttcatagccgatcattgagagtatctctaccactcctcaaTCCCattttagttcagttcattcagCAAGTGCCAATTATTTGGAGTAGTTTTCAATATATACTCCTGGGTGGCAcaccggtctaaggcactgcatctcagtgcaaaaggCATCACGacagtacctggtttgaatccaggctgtatcacatctggctgtgattgggagtcccatagggcgatgcGCATTGGGCCAGCGTTGGCCggggaaggccgtcattgtatatAAGAATTTGCTTTTAacttaacttgcctagttaaataaagattaagaagtatatatacaaaaaataggAATGTTAATTTGCAGAATTGATATGGACCTCAACCCTGCATGCAGACAAAGTCAAGAAGGCTTGCGTATGGAATAGATGACAAGTCAGAATGATTGATTATCCAATGCTGACATTTACTCCAACTGAAAATATTCCTGTTCGTTGATTATGAATACCTCAAGTAGCCTCTATGTGTGTGACACATACTTTATGTCTGGTCTCAACATACCATTTGATATACCATCTCTAAACAGTGCCAGGATGTTAGAGTTGCACctacagtattactatagtattactatgTTATTAATACAGGTGTACTATAGTATTActatgatattactaggtttgcACATTTtagggaatattcagaggtgaaaactttccgtgggaattaacaggaatatatgggaattaaggggaatatatgggaattaaggGCAATATATGCAAatgaatattaataccatttaaatgttgaTGTTtattgcattggatatatttaccatataaTATGGAGACAGAAGCATAAACCTTTTAACTTATCATAGACATAATTGG belongs to Oncorhynchus keta strain PuntledgeMale-10-30-2019 chromosome 9, Oket_V2, whole genome shotgun sequence and includes:
- the LOC118370350 gene encoding dual specificity protein phosphatase 26-like, which encodes MAFMSRFSRSRSSSRSPNRKDSGRGSPVLTVSELERLLYTGKTACNHADEVWPRLYIGDQDIASDRRELARLGITHILNCAQSKWRGGAEYYAGMDITYQGIEAHDTPSFDMSVNFYPAAEFIHRALSSSGKVLVHCAVGVSRSATLVLAYLMIRQNLTLVEAIKAVKDHRGVIPNRGFLRQLNGLDSILRDNRKALHSPTSPTSPTSL